From the genome of Miscanthus floridulus cultivar M001 chromosome 10, ASM1932011v1, whole genome shotgun sequence, one region includes:
- the LOC136489937 gene encoding uncharacterized protein yields MCQMVQALVDKYNEDHNLLEGLAHELKDVLHYNSICENQKWYYHLNFTTKIKGAGPNECNLDNLFFVEVSMPQAKFTELLANCFCRVNLNDNGQCYGCTRDGVVGMKHPCSSDGYTAGHLNVGLPSGYFGKWKRDYEDEEDDDKYVKAREAELRQMFKGLDKPGVLKKLITPPPWATKRKVLG; encoded by the exons ATGTGTCAAATGGTTCAAGCTTTAGTGGACAAGTATAATGAGGATCATAATCTTTTGGAG GGTCTTGCACACGAACTCAAAGACGTTTTACACTACAACTCAATTTGTGAGAACCAGAAATGGTACTATCATCTCAATTTCACTACAAAGATTAAAGGGGCTGGTCCAAATGAATGTAACCTGGACAATCTTTTCTTTGTGGAAGTGAGTATGCCACAAGCAAAGTTTACAGAACTGCTGGCTAACTGTTTCTGCAGAGTTAATCTGAATGACAATG GTCAATGCTATGGTTGCACCAGAGATGGAGTTGTTGGTATGAAACACCCTTGCAGTTCTGATGGATACACTGCTGGTCACTTGAATGTGGGTTTGCCATCTGGATACTTTGGAAAGTGGAAGAGGGactatgaggatgaggaggatgatGATAAATAT GTGAAAGCTAGGGAAGCTGAGCTAAGGCAGATGTTCAAG gGCCTTGATAAGCCAGGTGTCCTGAAGAAACTAATCACGCCCCCTCCGTGGGCAACTAAAAGAAAAGTGCTGGGGTGA